The sequence ACATCATCGGAGTCAAAAAAGCGGATCAATGAATTGAATGAGTTCGTTCAAAATTCCTTAGTTAAAGGCGTCGATTATGGCATGGTAAACGGATTCTCTAAACCTACACTTTTAAAGCCTGGCGCAGAGAAACTTTGTGACGCATTTGGCTTTTCAAAGACTGTAGATGTTGTTAATCGCATTGAACAGTGGGAAACGGGAGTATTCGCATATGAGGTGAAGATAACGTTATCACGGAAAGATAATGGAATCGTCGAAGCTGAAGGTTTAGGATCTTGCAATAGCAAGGAAGCGTCATTTCGGCACCAAGATCCTTTTACGATTGTGAATACCGTCCTGAAGATGGCGAAGAAACGAGCATTAATTGATGCCATTTTATCCGCGACTCGTGCGAGCGGTCTATTTACTCAGGACATTGAGGACTTTCCAAAACAAAATGACTTTAAGGAAGGTGATGAACCGGCGACTAAATTCCAGCTACAAACAATCTATCGTCTTGTTTCTGAACTCGACATCAGTAATGGTGAAGCGAAAGAGTTGATGATAATTTTGTTTAACGTCGAAAAAAGTACGAAGTTATCAAAGAAGCAGGCGCATGACTTCATTCAGGATTTACTTCTATTGCAAAACTCACGGAAGGAGGAGCAATGTTGAATCTACGACCAAATTGAAAGCCCATCGATTGCAGATGCAGTCAATGGGCCACTCAATCAAATCTGTCATCAGTTGTGGCACCATTAAAGCATCGGGCGGTGTATAAGATGCACCGGAGATAATGCCATTCCGATTACGGTACATCCCTGCATTATCTCTGTCTATTTTATTTAACACGATACTATGCAAGTCTTTGACGACTCTTTCTGAAAAAGGGATTTCTTCTTGCACAATTTCTTCAGCTACTAGAATCGCTTCTTTGTGATTAATAGCTTCTAAATGTTCGCGCATGGATTTACCTGCAATCGTGATGCCGTCTTCGAGTACTGCCTTCGTTTCATATACCGTCAATGTATTTCCTTCGATTGCGTTTGAGTGATATGTGCTCTTGATAACAAAATCGGCCATAAGTTCCCGAAGTAATTCTGGTGATAGTTGACGTTGCTAGCCACCTTTCTCTTTCAGCATGGTCAATCGATGTAGCCTATCAGATAGATCCTCTTTCACGACTCTTGCACTTCCACTTCAGGATAATAAAGATCCTTCCGCAAGCAAACATCCTTATGCTTCAATGTCTCTCCCGCAAACCGCAGCCAAATCTCATCATCTGCCATAACACCATGCGTCTTTCTGACAATGCCCCAGCGGTTAAAGGCTTGCATGCCGAGACTCTCCAATAGTTCATCAGCATTGACACGAGTAGGAGGAAATGTTCGCCATTTCAACCATTTCTCAAGTTCTTCAATTGTAATATGTCCTTCCATATTCGGAGAGAACTGCTTATTGAAATCAGTAATATAGTTAATAACGTAAGGCGTCCCACCATTTGCTGGCTTTAGGTCCACCCGCGCAATGACTTCATCCATCCACATGACGTCGAATTTCATATAATCAATCATCGGTATCACTTCCTTCAAAGAACAGATGGGCGTAACCGGGATCATTCATTTGGGAAAGAAGAACTTTCCCCGCTCTTCCAAAATCGATATCCGTCGTTTCAAGTCGATGAAGCAGCTTGGTCTTATTAATGAACGCCGGTCCTTCATATAAAGCAAGTTGCTTGGAAAAACGTGAATTGAATGGCTTTGCCTTCACTTTACGTTTTAAAATAGTTAATGGTTTGCCTGGCGGATAATCTTTTTCATCAGATAAAAGACTAAGTCCATTGTCAAAAATTGGTGCAATTTTCCAAGTCTTTTCTACTGGATTATATAAAAATAGGATATTATTTGTATGGCGATCTTCATTCAAAATAAGCGCGTCAAATGCAAGCATCTGGGCAATTGAATCCCTAACTTCGAGTCCTGTATATTTCTCGACTCGTTGCATAATCTGTTCAAATTTCTCTTTTGTCGATATAGCATTATTGTTGAGTATGGAATCAGTAGAAGAGAAATTCGCTTCGAATAAACGTTCAAGAGTGACTTCTTGCAGTTTCCCTCTAAAGTCATAAGAATAACAGCCAATGGTAGTTTCGCCTGTAGGTAAAAGAATTTCACAAGATTTGTAGGTAACATATTGTTGTTTCTTTAATGTTGAGCAAGATAAGATGAGTGAAGCAAGTACCTCTGCCACACCTTCATAACCTCGTGTATTTTCTTTAATCCACTTATCACCGACTTGCCATTTTGATTGATCACCTTTACTTGAGGTGCTTGTAATACGCACTGCTTCAGTAGGAATCGTAATCAATTCCATATCATTCACATCCCCCGTCCATAAAACTTCTTTCTGGTATAGAAAAAAGATATTGCCCAGAAGTCTATCCTCTGTTCAATATCTTTATCTACTGCTTTACTATTTTCCATAATTTCTATGGAGACGGCGGGAGTCGAACCCGCGTCCAAAGGCTCTGCTACTTCAGCGTCTACGCGTGTAGATCGACTACTTTCGATTCGCGCTGCATTATGCCGTCAATCAAGGCGTCTTGAGCGCTATCCCGGAAGTCTCTTGCAACGGCCTCAGGAGGCAACCGTTACCGTATCCCACTAAAAGTTGAGCCTAGACAATGCCACATGGGCGATGGAATTGCTAGGCAGATTCAACAGCTTACGCTGCGAATGCTAGGTTGTTGTTTGTTTTGCCAGTTATTATTAACTGTCGTTTCTGACGGAGACGATCCCTCCGACGCGCAGCTCAAGCCCAGACCACCCCTGTCGAATCCGTAACGTCCCCGTTAGCTAAAGGTCAATTTCAACCTCTATAGGGATGTCAGGAAGGCCTACTGAAAGGCTTCTGAACTATTTCACTATCTTTATGTTACTACATTTTCGACTAAAAATCAATATTGCTGTTTTGCCTTGAAAGCACGTTCCACTTCACGCTTCGCTTCTTTCTTCTTCAAGTCTTCGCGTTTATCGTACAACTTCTTCCCTTTACCGATACCGATCAATACTTTTGCAAAACCATCTTTCAAGTACATTTTAAGCGGCACAATCGCAAAACCTTCTTGCTTTGTTTGACCGATCAATGACCTGATCTGCTTCTTATGCAATAGTAGCTTTCGAGATCGCAATGGATCGTGGTTAAATTGGTTTCCTTGTTCGTACGGACTAATATGCATATTGGAGATCCATGCTTCATTATTGCGGATCAAAACAAACGCATCACGAATTTGGACCTTACCATTACGAATCGATTTGATTTCGGTCCCTTGCAGAACAATACCAGCTTCAATCGTCTCTTCAATGGCAAAATCATGATTCGCTTTTTTATTAATCGCTAATACTTTCCCTTGACCCTTCGCCATATAGTTTCCCCCTCTACAAACACATTACATTTATTAAGTTGTTGTGTGATATATAGCATACTACAATTATTTATTTGCCTATCTTTAAAAAATAGCAAACTAGATGATTGTAGTGAAGGGCAGCGACTCCTGGGGGATGAGCGTGACAGGTAAGACCCTTCAGTGATGCCTTAATTTCTGTAAAGAACACAGAAATACGGCAAAGCGAACTCTTCGTTGTTCGCTTGGCTTACCGCACGCCCCCCGGAAAGCGTCCGCCCGAAACGTAAATCATCGGGTTAGCTTGCTATGTTACTTATTCGTTATTTTACTTCCTCTTTCTCGGAACCTGTTTTTTCTTCTTCTTTTTAGGTTTCGCGACATCTTCATAAAACTTCCTCTTGGGTTTACCCGATCCAGGCTTCTTATCCGACTTAGGCTTCGAAGAACCTGATGAAGAACGGTCTCCGCCTTTTTTCGCATGGATGACTTTTGGTGTCTCCTTGCGCGCTCTATGGAAGGACTGTTTCATCCCCGCAATTTCAAAGTCGATCGCAGATTCCTCAGGTTTGACGGAAACGACGCGAATCGTCACTTCATCCCCAATTCTGAACTGCTTGCCTGTGTGCTCACCAATCATCATCATTTGACGATCGTCAAAACGATAATAATCATCATTCATATAACTGACATGCACAAGGCCTTCGACGGTGTTTTCGAGTTCAATAAACATCCCGAAGTTCGTAACGGAAGAAATGACACCATCGAATTCTTCACCGATCTTATCAAGCATGAATTGCGCCTTCTTCAGCGCATCCGTATCACGTTCTGCATCGACTGCTCTACGCTCACGCTCAGATGTATGCTGTGCAATTTCAGGCAAATTGGCATTCCAGTGCGCAATCGTCTGAGGAGACACATCTTTCTCGATTAAATACGTGCGGATCAACCGATGGACGATCAAATCCGGGTACCGTCTAATTGGCGATGTGAAATGCGTATAGAAATCAGCTGATAAACCGAAGTGGCCTAGGCTCTCTTCAAAATACTTCGCCTGTTGCATCGAACGTAATAACATTGTAGAAATAACCGTCTCTTCAGGCATGCCTTCAATGGACTCGACAATTTCCTGCAATGCGCGTGGATGCACTTTATTCCCAGCACCTTTGACGACAATACCGAAATTCGTGATGAACTCGAAGAAACGCTGAAGCTTCTCTGCTTTAGGGTCTTCGTGAATACGGTATAGGAATGGCACTTGCAGCCAGTGGAAATGCTCTGCAACCGTTTCGTTCGCTGCCAGCATGAATTCCTCGATCAGACGCTCCGCCTCCGTACGTTCACGGATAACGATATCTGTCGGCCAACCCTTTTCATCAACAAGCACTTTGGATTCTTTGAAATCGAAATCGATTGCTCCGCGGTCAATTCGCTTCTGTCGTAAAATGGACGCAAGCTCCGCCATATTGTTAAGCATCGGAACGATATGTGCATACTTCTCCATCAGCTCTTCATCTTTTTCTGAGATGATTTTATAGACTTCCGTATACGTCATTCGTTCTTTCGACTGAATGACACTTTCAAAAATTTCATGATCAATTGTTTTCCCGTTATGGTCGATTGTCATTGAACACGATAATGTCAAACGGTCAACATGTGGATTCAAGGAACAGATTCCATTTGACAACTTATGAGGAAGCATTGGAATTACACGATCCGTTAAATAAACACTCGTGCCACGGTCATACGCCGCATCGTCAAGAGGCGTATTTTGTTGTACATAATGGCTAACGTCCGCGATATGAACAGATAATGTAAATGTCCCGTCCGCATTTTTTACGAGTCCAATGGCATCGTCCAAGTCTTTCGCATCCGCGCCATCGATCGTGATGACAAGCTCTTCACGCAAGTCGCGGCGTTTAAACAGTTCGTTTTCCTGTACTTCGTCAGGTGTTTTATTCGCCTGATCCATAACTTCTTTCGGGAACTCGACTTCAATTCCATGCTTATGGATGATCGACAGGATATCGACACCCGGGTCGTTTTTATGACCGAGTATTTGAACAACCATTCCAGTAGCTGACTTTAAATCGCTCGGCCATTCAGTGATTTCCACAACCACTTTATGCCCGTCGACTGCGTCAAGCGAGTTTCCTTTGCCGATAAAGATATCCATCGGTAGTTTTTTATCGTCAGGAATAACAAATCCAAATCCTTTATTGTCCTGATACATCCCGACTACTTTCGTCGTTTTACGTTCAACGACGCGGATAATTGAACCTTCCCGACGATCTCCGAATGACCCTTTTGAAACGCGGACGAGAACGATATCTCCATTCATTGCACCGTTCACTTCAGGCGGCGGTATGAATATATCATCCATCCCGTCCGTTTCAGGTGCGACAAATCCAAATCCTTTTGCATGACCGATAAACTTACCACGCATCATATTCATTTTTTCAGGAACACCATAGCGATTCGTGCGCGAACGGATAATATTCCCTTTTTGCTCCAATTGAACGAGCATTTTCACAAGTTCCTTGAACTCCGCAGCCCCTTCGATTCCCATTAACTCTTGGATTTCTTGAACGGTTAGCGGTTTATACGTTTCTTCTCTCATGAAAGCTAATATTCGTGCTTTAAGTTCTTCTTCCATCATGTCCAATTACATCCCTCCATTTCTTATTATCGTCATCTAACTCTATTTTCACACGTTCCAGTCAAGCGATTCAAGAAATTGATATATATCTTCATGAAGTTGCTCTTTTTCAGGACCTAATGTGATGACGTGCCCTGATTCTTCAAACCATTTACTATTTTTTTGTGCAGAATTAGCGTTTTCAAAAATCACATTTGCCGAATTTGGATCGATTACTTCATCTTTACGTGATTGTACGACAAATAATGGCTTCTCAACTTCGCCAAGCTCGTCTCTGACACGATAAATCAAATCACGCAAGTCGCTCAACGAAGGCATCGACTGTCCACGAAGCGCATCCATCTCTTCTTCGATTTGCGCTTCTGATTTTCCTTCAAACTTCTTGTATTCAGCAGCATATTTCAACACGCCTTGATACATAACATCCGTCGTTTTCATCGACATCGGGGCACACATTGTAACAATACCCTTAACTGGCAGTTTAACCCCTACTTTTAAGGAAAATACGCCACCTAACGATAAACCGCCAACTGCAATTTCCTCGTACCCAGCAGCTCGTAATTGTTCATAGCCTGCGACGACATCTTCCCACCACTGATCAGGACCAGTTTCAATCAACTCTTCAGGAGGCACACCATGCCCTCTATAATGTGGTGCAAGTGATGTATAGCCTTTCTTCTCAAGGAACCGTCCAAGCATCCGTACGTCCGCTGACGTTCCTGTAAATCCATGTAACAACAAAACCGCCCGTTTCCCACTCTCAAAAAAGAACGGCCTAGGCTGTGCAATTCTCATTTCTATCTTCCTTTCTACCAAAACATGTACTATGTATGTTATTATTCCCAACAATCAAAGATAAAAAACGCCAGACCATACGGGTGGCCAGGCGTTTGTCATGTATGCAATTAGATCATTCCAATTAAATCTTAACGATGGCAATCGCCAAAACGAAAAATAAAACTGAAAGTACAATTGTCACTCGTTGTAGCACTAAGTCTAACCCACGTGCCTTCTGTTTTCCAAAAAGCTGTTCGGCACCACCGGAGATGGCTCCAGATAGACCCGCACTTTTACCAGATTGCAATAATACAACAACAATTAACGCCAATGATACGATTACTAACAACGTCATAAACAAAGCATGCACTTTGTTCCACCTCCTGAATCGGACATAACTCTGTTTATATTCTATCAAACATTATATATTGTTACAACATGTTTTAAATAATTTGATAACAGCCGGCAACCACCGGCTGTTGTCATCTTACTTCTTCAAGTTGTAAAACGTCTTCTCACCAAGATACACTGCTGTTTCACTTAACTGATCTTCAATGCGAAGAAGTTGATTGTACTTCGCCACGCGATCTGTACGTGAAGGTGCGCCTGTCTTAATCTGGCCAGCGTTCGTTGCTACAGCGATATCTGCAATCGTCGTATCTTCTGATTCACCGGATCGGTGGGAAATGACAGCTGTATAACCAGCACGTTTCGCCATCTCAATCGCATCAAACGTCTCTGTCAACGTACCGATTTGGTTCACTTTGATAAGGATCGAGTTACCGATACCTTCTTCGATTCCACGAGCTAGTTTCTCCGTGTTCGTAACGAACAGATCGTCGCCGACTAATTGAACTTTTTTGCCAAGACGGTCCGTTAACAACTTATGACCTGCCCAGTCGTTTTCATCCAATCCGTCTTCAATTGAAACGATTGGATATTTCGAGCATAGCTCTTCATACCAGTCAACCATCTCTTCAGACGTTTTCGTAATGCCTTCACCAGCTAACGAATAATTTTTCGCATCCTTGTCATAAAACTCAGATGCAGCGACATCCATTGCAAGCAATACTTCTTCGCCTGGCTTGTAACCCGCTTTTTCAATTGCTTCCATAATTGTAGAAAGTGCTTCTTCGTTAGATGCAAGGTTTGGTGCGAAACCGCCTTCATCACCAACTGACGTATTTAACCCTTTGGATTTCAGGACATCTTTCAAGCTATGGAAGATTTCAGCCCCCATGCG is a genomic window of Sporosarcina oncorhynchi containing:
- the smpB gene encoding SsrA-binding protein SmpB; the protein is MAKGQGKVLAINKKANHDFAIEETIEAGIVLQGTEIKSIRNGKVQIRDAFVLIRNNEAWISNMHISPYEQGNQFNHDPLRSRKLLLHKKQIRSLIGQTKQEGFAIVPLKMYLKDGFAKVLIGIGKGKKLYDKREDLKKKEAKREVERAFKAKQQY
- the rnr gene encoding ribonuclease R — protein: MEEELKARILAFMREETYKPLTVQEIQELMGIEGAAEFKELVKMLVQLEQKGNIIRSRTNRYGVPEKMNMMRGKFIGHAKGFGFVAPETDGMDDIFIPPPEVNGAMNGDIVLVRVSKGSFGDRREGSIIRVVERKTTKVVGMYQDNKGFGFVIPDDKKLPMDIFIGKGNSLDAVDGHKVVVEITEWPSDLKSATGMVVQILGHKNDPGVDILSIIHKHGIEVEFPKEVMDQANKTPDEVQENELFKRRDLREELVITIDGADAKDLDDAIGLVKNADGTFTLSVHIADVSHYVQQNTPLDDAAYDRGTSVYLTDRVIPMLPHKLSNGICSLNPHVDRLTLSCSMTIDHNGKTIDHEIFESVIQSKERMTYTEVYKIISEKDEELMEKYAHIVPMLNNMAELASILRQKRIDRGAIDFDFKESKVLVDEKGWPTDIVIRERTEAERLIEEFMLAANETVAEHFHWLQVPFLYRIHEDPKAEKLQRFFEFITNFGIVVKGAGNKVHPRALQEIVESIEGMPEETVISTMLLRSMQQAKYFEESLGHFGLSADFYTHFTSPIRRYPDLIVHRLIRTYLIEKDVSPQTIAHWNANLPEIAQHTSERERRAVDAERDTDALKKAQFMLDKIGEEFDGVISSVTNFGMFIELENTVEGLVHVSYMNDDYYRFDDRQMMMIGEHTGKQFRIGDEVTIRVVSVKPEESAIDFEIAGMKQSFHRARKETPKVIHAKKGGDRSSSGSSKPKSDKKPGSGKPKRKFYEDVAKPKKKKKKQVPRKRK
- a CDS encoding alpha/beta hydrolase, producing the protein MRIAQPRPFFFESGKRAVLLLHGFTGTSADVRMLGRFLEKKGYTSLAPHYRGHGVPPEELIETGPDQWWEDVVAGYEQLRAAGYEEIAVGGLSLGGVFSLKVGVKLPVKGIVTMCAPMSMKTTDVMYQGVLKYAAEYKKFEGKSEAQIEEEMDALRGQSMPSLSDLRDLIYRVRDELGEVEKPLFVVQSRKDEVIDPNSANVIFENANSAQKNSKWFEESGHVITLGPEKEQLHEDIYQFLESLDWNV
- the secG gene encoding preprotein translocase subunit SecG encodes the protein MHALFMTLLVIVSLALIVVVLLQSGKSAGLSGAISGGAEQLFGKQKARGLDLVLQRVTIVLSVLFFVLAIAIVKI
- the eno gene encoding phosphopyruvate hydratase, coding for MPIISHIQAREVLDSRGNPTVEVEVFTESGAFGRAIVPSGASTGEYEAVELRDGDKSRYLGKGVLKAVDHVNEVIADEVVENYSVLDQVVIDKALIELDGTNNKGKLGANAILGVSMAVAHAAADYLDLPLYQYLGGVNAKQLPVPMMNILNGGEHADNNVDIQEFMVMPVGAESFRHGLRMGAEIFHSLKDVLKSKGLNTSVGDEGGFAPNLASNEEALSTIMEAIEKAGYKPGEEVLLAMDVAASEFYDKDAKNYSLAGEGITKTSEEMVDWYEELCSKYPIVSIEDGLDENDWAGHKLLTDRLGKKVQLVGDDLFVTNTEKLARGIEEGIGNSILIKVNQIGTLTETFDAIEMAKRAGYTAVISHRSGESEDTTIADIAVATNAGQIKTGAPSRTDRVAKYNQLLRIEDQLSETAVYLGEKTFYNLKK